From Nocardioides faecalis:
AGGCCCTTACCAGTGAGGCCCCGACAGCATCCGCCGGCTGTCAGGCACTACTGCGTTCGCTCCCCATCGCTGCCCTTTACCGCCAGTCCTCGATGGATGGGATCTACGCCTTCGCGTCCGCGGCGGCCAGTCTCACCCACGACGACGGCACCCGAAACGCCCCGACCGGTTTTGCCGTCCAACTGGCTGCTGCTTGCCTTCAATCCGAGAGTTTCCAGACCGCCTTCGATGCCGCGATCGGCCACGGCGTGCCCGGTGGGTTGGACCGACAGATCGACCTCCTCATCGACGAGGGCATGGCGCAGCCCTGTGTGCCCGAACTCCTCGAACGGCTGGCGCCCGACAAGACCGCCGCGTCTGCCCTGAGTGGCGGGATCTACGTCGCACTCTCGTTCCCAGATCTTGACACCGTCGACGAGGCTCTGGAGTTCGCCGGTTGGGCGCCTGACGGCGACTCCGTCGCCGCAGTGGCAGGCGCCTTCCTGGGGGCCGTGCACGGGTTCGAGGCCATCCCCACATCGCTGGGCTCGCGACTCGAACTCGGCTGGGTCATGGACGCTCTCGCCCGAGACCTCGCCCGTCAGAGCACAGGGAACCAGGCCGGCGACGGATGGAAGGGCGACGGATACGACGACCCACTCGACCCGTGGTGGGACACCAAATACCCGGGGGTATGACGTTGACGGAAATCCTTCTGACCGGTTACGCGGCCAAGCAGTGCGCCCGCCGCGTGCACAACGAATGGGATCCGACCATCGAGTCGGTCCCCTGGGAGGTGCCGCCAGAACTGCAGATGCGACTCGACTCCGGACAAGCGTTTGAAGCCGAGATCTTCGCCAAGCTCAAAGGATCCCTTGGGCAGCGTTGTATCGACCTATCGGATCTTCGGGCAAGGGGACTTGCATTGAAGCCACCGTTGACGCAATGGACCAGGGCATAGAGGTAATCCTTGGCGGATGGTTGCCGGACGACATCCATGGCGGTCGTACCGGGCGGCCTGACATCCTGCTCCGCCATGACAGCGCTGGTGCGCTGACGTCGTATGTGCCTGGGGACGTCAAACAGCACAAGATCGCGAGGCGGGCAAAGGGGCCGCTTCGCTTCTCGCCTATGAGCGCGCCGAGCGATGTCGAGGAACACCGCGGGTGCGCCGCCGAGCTGACGGCGAAGATCGACGACTACCTGCAACTGGCCCACTACTGGCGGATGCTGGAGGCCTGTGGCCGAGCGCCGAGCACCGTCGAGCCCACGGGGTTCATCATCGGCACCGACGACTTCAGTGACCTCGACTCCCTAGGCACCGTTCTCGTGTGGCTTGATCTCGCATCGCCCTACTTCCAGACGTACTCACGATCGCAGGGGAAGGCGAAGCGCAGTGCAATGGAGCGCTATGACCACGAACAAGGATTCAGGCTCAAGGTCGATCCCGCGGCCGACCATCGGGCCCAGGTACGAACCCAGCTCGGTGGGGCGGACCCACGCGACTTGCTTCTGCGTCTGCGCCTGTGACGGCTGGGTCGACTGGAGTGAGGGGTCGCGATGCCGTGCGAGCTCGTCGCTGCCGGACGCGCCGCCCTCCGGGACGGCGGGTTGCTGCGGCGGGCGGTAGCTGTGGCGGCGGTACTCGGCGTGCGTGTTCACAGGTGGATCCCTTCATTCGCTGGGGTAGGGCCCGGGCTGCTCCCGGGGCCGAGCCGAGAGGCGATGCGGAACGCGGACTTGACGGTGGCCTCGATCTCGCGGCCCGGGAGCCCGGCGTACTGCGCGGCCGGCATGAGCCAGCTCATCGCGTCGGCGTGGCTGAGCCCGTTCTCGGCCATGCGGCACGACGCCCAGAAGAGCGCGTGGTTGCGGCCGCCCTCGGGAGTCAGTGCGACGGTTCGGGCCAGAGCCTCAGGTCGGCACCCGGTTGCGGGCATGCCAGCGGGCGGCCGCTGCGGCGCTGGCCGGGGCGCCTCCAGAAATCGGCGGAGCTCGGCAGCATCGACGGGCTTGGGGACATGGGTGGCGACCGCGATGACGTCGTACGACCGTGTTGCTCCATCGACCGCGATCCGTGACGGGGGAGCGACGACGTAGCCGCCGTCGCCGCGGAAGTCGACGTGCGCGGTGGGCACCTGCCAGCTTCGCTGCTCCTGGCTGCGGACGTTCGGGTAGTACGCATGGAGACCGCCAGACGGCGTACGCACGAGCCATGCCCACGCGTCGCCGTAACCCTCGCTGCGTGCTCGCTCGAAGGCGGCGAAGCCGCTGGCCGAGGAGTGGACGTCGACGTCGACGACGAGCACTCCGGTGGGCCCGCCAGTGGGCAGTCCGATGTTCGCGTCAGGGGTGCGCTGCCACCAGCCATGGACGACACGAGCGACCGAAGTCGCGTCGTGAAAGCCGTTCGGCGTCAACGGCTGCTTCCCGTCGGGCGCGCACGGGAACACCGGGATGCCGAGATTTGCGTAACGAAATGCGGCGGCCGCAAGCGTGGGTTCCTGGGCCACTCGCTGCATCGTCGAGACCGACCACGTCGGGACCGGGTTGTTGGGGTCGAACATGCCCCCGACGATGCGCGGTCAGGTATCCACGATTTCGGGATACCTGCCTTGATTCGAGAGGGGGATACCTGCGTTTGCGCAGGTCAGGAGGTATCCCCATGTCATGCGGGAAGGTTGCTCTTGTCTCTCGATGGCGCTCGAGAAAATGGGACGGCACGTGGGCTTTGGCGTTCAGGGCGCAGTGGCGGCAGCAAGCGACGTGTCTGTCGAAAACCGGTACGGGGCCCACTCCGGCTCCATAGGGTTCGTCTTCGGACGGCGCAGGTCGTATCCGCAGGTTGAAGCCCCGTGTCCAACCATTCGGGTGCCAATGGATAGGAGTCGTGGGCCGTGGGGTTCAAGGACAAGATGAAGGATGCTGCTGCACAAGCAGCGGCGCAGGCTCGTAAGGCTGCAGAGCAGGCGAGGGAAATCGCCGCCGACGTCAAGGACCAGGCGTCCGAGAAGTGGAGCGAGGAGCAGGAGCGACGCGGTGCGCAGTCGAGCGGCACTTCAACTCCGGGCGTGAGCGCTCCGAACCTTGGCAATCCTTCAGAATCAGACGCGCCGGTCGCCCGACCGTCTGAGGGCGGGCCGACGCCGCCGCCTGCTTCCTATCCGCCCCCGCCGCCTCCGCCGTCCACTGCGCCCGGACTCAGGGCGAAGATGACCGACGCCGCCGCCCGAGCCACCGTGCAGGCGCGGAAGTCCGTCGAGGACGCGAAGGACAGGGGGACCCAGTTCAAGGGTCAGTTGCGTGAACAGGCCCCCACTCGGCGACAGGACCCGGATCTGTTGAGGAACAAGAAGGCACTCGGCGCGATTGCGGCCCTTGCCGTCATTGGCATCGGCGGCATCACCGTTGGCGCCATCGCCGAGGGCGACGACAAGGACACGAAGCCCTCGTCTTCGTCCCCCGCTTCGGAGACTCCGAGTCAAGAGCCTACGCAGGCGCCCTCCGCGAGCCCGTCGCCGACGAAGCCCGCGGAGAAGCCCATCGTCGACACGACCGTCGACGCCCTCCTTGACAGGTTGAACAACGAGTCCATTGACGGCCCGGGCTCTGGACCGAAGACCGGTGACCGTTTCCGCATCAGCGGGCCGCTGTTCGAGTCCGACGCCTGGGGGCCGACCGCTTCCGGCCACTACGCGGTGATGTTCAAGGCCAAGGGCGGCGCCGACGATCTCCAGGTCCTGGTCGAGGAGTCGGACGCGTCCCAGTGGGCCAACGGCACCAAGGTCGAGATGGTCGTCGAACTCGTCGAGGTCACGATCGACGGTGAGAAGCTGAACGGCTTTCTCCAAGCAGTCAGCGTCAAGACCCTTGGGCAAGCCGCGAAGCCGAATCCCGAGACTGACACCGCGTCGCAGATGTTCAAGGACCTCGATGCGTTCGCCGATTCCTTCAACACCGCGTTCGGCGACCCGCCGATGATCACCGGCATCGAGCCGGGAAGCGCGCCGGGGGTTGTCTACGTCAACCTGAACGCCGGTCTGCTCACCGTGGACGTGGACGTCGCACAACAGGCGGTCACAACGATGAACGAGCAACTCGTCGACACTGTGGGTGACAACGATGCGTTTAGTGGGATGGTGAAGTACTTCATCGGCGGCCAGTTGGTCGGCGAGAACAAGGAGATCCTTGATCCGTACTCGGTGTCGTTCAAGGGTGCCCTCGAGGACTGATCGGTTCGCTCTCGGGCTCACCCTGTGCGCCGCACCGGGCCTGTTGGATTACCCCCGCTGACGATCTTCTCGGTTCGGGGCGGAGTCTGAATCGGTCCGTATTTGTCGTCGCTTCGATTCGAGATTCCGTTTCGCACCCGCGCGTCAGCGTCGTCGACGTTGCCCATGGCTCGGTCGACGGCGACGCGGTCGAGGTTCGCGACCTCGTCGTAGGGCGACGCGGCGAGCGCGACGTTCGATGCGAAGTCGGCCAACTCGAGGTCGCCGGTGACCAGAGCGGTCCTGACCCCGCCGGAGCTCGCACTCAGCCCGGCGAGATTCCAACGTGAGGACGGCACGACCCGGTTCCGTCCGCGGCACGGTCAGAAGTACTCCTCGACCGCGGTGCTCGATGCCGAGGCGCGGCTGTTAAGTCGTGCCGAGAAGGTGACCGCGCCGACGGTAGTTGCGAGTGTTGCGGTCCGAGTGGCTGCGACTGGAAAGGTTCAGTTGAGCGCGCAACAGCGCCGTGCGGTGGAGAGAATCTGTCAGTCGGGCCGCCAGGTCGACGTACTCGTCGGGCCGGCCGGGGCAGGCAAGACCACCACGATGCGAGCGCTCCGAGCAGCTTGGACCGCGGAGCGCGGGCGGGGGAGCGTGGTCGGTCTGGCGCCGTCCGCCGCTGCTTCCCAAGCGTTGTCCGACGACCTCGGCGTCGCGTGCGAGAACACGGCGAAGTGGCTCCACGAGTACGACCACGACCGCACTGAACTCCGGCGCGGTCAGTTGGTGATCGTCGACGAGGCGACCCTTGCCGACACGGTGACACTCGATCGTCTCACCGGGATCGCCGCGGGCGCGGGCGCCAAGGTGCTGCTCGTCGGCGATCCCCACCAACTCCAGTCCGTCGACGCCGGTGGGGCATTCGCGCTCCTCGTCGACCGGCGTGCGGACGTACCGGAACTGGTCGAGATCCACCGCTTCACCAACGAGTGGGAGAAGGACGCGTCCCTCACGCTGAGCCGCGGCGACGTCCAGGCCATTTCGGCCTACGGCCGTCACAAGCGCATCCGCGAGGGTCTCACCGACGAGATGGTCGACGCCGCGTACGTCGCCTGGCGCGCCGACTGCGCTGCCGGCCGCGCCAGCATCCTAGTGACGGAGTCGGCTC
This genomic window contains:
- a CDS encoding ADP-ribosylglycohydrolase family protein, yielding MQPGNNRNKASNRAPATWESSVRGLMLGLALGDAIGSRRSDIPGSGMLEAGAATQLAAWTAEGLMRTATRYGGHVVANPTDVLKYAYQRWALLRGAQPTAMDWHPLIESDHLATRGWLIDVPAMSQVRGSSPATMKALTSEAPTASAGCQALLRSLPIAALYRQSSMDGIYAFASAAASLTHDDGTRNAPTGFAVQLAAACLQSESFQTAFDAAIGHGVPGGLDRQIDLLIDEGMAQPCVPELLERLAPDKTAASALSGGIYVALSFPDLDTVDEALEFAGWAPDGDSVAAVAGAFLGAVHGFEAIPTSLGSRLELGWVMDALARDLARQSTGNQAGDGWKGDGYDDPLDPWWDTKYPGV
- a CDS encoding bifunctional DNA primase/polymerase, whose translation is MFDPNNPVPTWSVSTMQRVAQEPTLAAAAFRYANLGIPVFPCAPDGKQPLTPNGFHDATSVARVVHGWWQRTPDANIGLPTGGPTGVLVVDVDVHSSASGFAAFERARSEGYGDAWAWLVRTPSGGLHAYYPNVRSQEQRSWQVPTAHVDFRGDGGYVVAPPSRIAVDGATRSYDVIAVATHVPKPVDAAELRRFLEAPRPAPQRPPAGMPATGCRPEALARTVALTPEGGRNHALFWASCRMAENGLSHADAMSWLMPAAQYAGLPGREIEATVKSAFRIASRLGPGSSPGPTPANEGIHL